CCACGCTTCAACCTGCCGATCGGAATTGAGGTGACGAATGGAGAGGAGCGTTGGGACACCCAGCTGGTGGACATCTCGCTGGGCGGTGCGCGTCTGGTGTGGCCCTCGGACAAGAAGGCGGCACCGGCGATCACCATCAAGCTGGGCGTCGGTGGACTCAAGCTGCGCTTGGTGGTGATGGAGCAAAAAGGCACCATGCTGCGCGGCCAGTTCGATCTTGCGCCAGCCGAGCAACAGGCATTGGCGGGCTTCCTGGCGCGGGCCGACGGGGTCGGGCAGACTGGAAAAGTCGCCTAGGCCATTGCCACAATGGGCGGGTGATTGTCAGGGCTGCCTGACCGCCACCCGGTCGGTGGGGCCGATCTGGCCCAGGATCGTCTCGAGATCCGCGCGCTTGAACGCGATGCAGCCTTCGGTCGGGCGGTAATCGTCATGGGCGAGATGGATGAAAACGGCGCTGCCCATGCCCCTGACCACCGGATCGTCATTATGGCCGATGACCAGCACCAGGTCATAAAGATGATCGTCGCGCCACAGTCGCTCATGGCTCGCGGCATAGGGGAGAGCCACGGCGCGGTTATAGGCGATGTCACCCGGCGCATCGCACCAGCCGTCGTCTTCGTCGATGACGGTGATCGGCAGTTGCGACTTGGGTATCGCGCCTTTGTCCGTGCGCACCAGCAGGCGGCGCAAGGGAAACGCGCCGACTGGCGTGCCGCCATCGCCTTCGCGCTTATCGGCGATGATGCCACCGCGGCCAAGCGCGCAGCGAAAGCGTCGAGTGCCCAACGTCGCCCAGCCCTGCTTCGCATCCGGTGAATCGGCGGTGACGATAAGGTCCATTGCTGCCCCTTAAGGTGTCAGGACAAGGCCTTCCTGCGCGACGATGGTGCCGGGCCGCAGCTTCGCGGCTTCCGCCGCCACCTTGTCCATGAAGGTGTCGTCATGGCTGGGATCGTGGTGGAACAGCACCAGCGTCTTGACATGTGCTGACTCGGCGA
This Rhodospirillaceae bacterium DNA region includes the following protein-coding sequences:
- a CDS encoding L,D-transpeptidase family protein; the protein is MDLIVTADSPDAKQGWATLGTRRFRCALGRGGIIADKREGDGGTPVGAFPLRRLLVRTDKGAIPKSQLPITVIDEDDGWCDAPGDIAYNRAVALPYAASHERLWRDDHLYDLVLVIGHNDDPVVRGMGSAVFIHLAHDDYRPTEGCIAFKRADLETILGQIGPTDRVAVRQP